DNA from Aster yellows witches'-broom phytoplasma AYWB:
ATGAAATTACGTATTTGTGAACTTGTTATTAATGCTAATAAAATTACTAAATCTAAAATAGAAAATATTTTAGAACTTAAAAAAAAAGCTATTCAAAATTATGCCTATATTTTACATGATAAAGATACTTATCAAAATGAAAAAGAGGCTCAATTAAATGGTAAAAAAATAGGAGATCTAAAATCCCCTCATTATCATATATATTTAAGATTTAATTATGCATATGATACCAAACATATCGCTCAATGGTTTAATACCCAAGATAATTTTGTTTCTAAAATTAAAGGCAGATTTAGTGATGCTTTAATGTATATGACTCATGCTAATAGTTCTGATAAACATCAATATGACGAAAAAGCGGTAGTTAGTGATTTTGATTGGAAATCAGAAATACAAAAAACTAATTTGAATAAACAATTTAAAATGAATTATGCTAGATTAAAAGAAATTAATTCTCAAATTATATCAGGAGAAATTAAAGAATATAATATTGATGAAAGAATTAATGTAGATGAGTATTATGTATATTCTGCAGCAATAGAAAAAGCATTTAAATATAGAGTTATTACTTTAAAAAGGATTAAAAGACAAATGGAATGTGTTTTTATTACAGGTCAAAGTGGATCTGGTAAATCTACTTTAGCCAAAAAAATAGCTAAAGATAATAAATATAATGCCTATATTTCATCTGGTTCTAATGATATTTTAGATGATTATCGAGGAGAAGAATGTATTATTTTAGATGACCTACGTTCTAATTGTCTAGGTTTATCAGATTTATTAAAAATGTTAGATAATAATACTGCCTCCAGTGTTAAGAGTCGTTATAAAAATAAAGTATTAGAATGTAAATTAATTATTATTACTACTGTTAAAAGTATTGATGATTTCTTTGAAGATATTTTTAGAAAAGATGAAACTATTATTCAATTAAAACGTCGTTGTACTTATTATATTGAAATAGATTCAAAATATATTTATTATAGTTATTGGGATTCAATTCAAAATAAATATGATTTATTAA
Protein-coding regions in this window:
- a CDS encoding Rep family protein; this translates as MKLRICELVINANKITKSKIENILELKKKAIQNYAYILHDKDTYQNEKEAQLNGKKIGDLKSPHYHIYLRFNYAYDTKHIAQWFNTQDNFVSKIKGRFSDALMYMTHANSSDKHQYDEKAVVSDFDWKSEIQKTNLNKQFKMNYARLKEINSQIISGEIKEYNIDERINVDEYYVYSAAIEKAFKYRVITLKRIKRQMECVFITGQSGSGKSTLAKKIAKDNKYNAYISSGSNDILDDYRGEECIILDDLRSNCLGLSDLLKMLDNNTASSVKSRYKNKVLECKLIIITTVKSIDDFFEDIFRKDETIIQLKRRCTYYIEIDSKYIYYSYWDSIQNKYDLLNKEPNNLLNEFKIKSLSKQEARLKFKKSLKINLPTKDKDDI